The proteins below come from a single Nocardiopsis gilva YIM 90087 genomic window:
- a CDS encoding aldehyde dehydrogenase family protein, translating into MQPYVTLPSKQYLSEPGSKTATSLYIDGAWKAASGGGTRDVLNPYDASVLTVVSEAGPADAEVAVAVARRAFDEGDWRHRPAGERGEILNRIADLLQRDRDEIALMESLDTGKTIEEGGIDVDDVTAVFRYYAGLADKDAGKIIAAPEGVSSKVVYEPVGVCAMITPWNYPLLQLSWKMAPAIAAGNTMVIKPSEITPVTTCKLVELAEEAGCPAGVVNMVLGTGAEVGAAMVESPDVDLVSFTGGLVTGKRIMAGAAETVKKIALELGGKNPNIIFPDVDLDTAVDYALNAAFFHSGQVCSAGARLIVHEDIHDEFVAELARRADAIRIGCGQEEGVRCGPLVSAEHRAKVEAAVARGVEEGARIIAGGKRPDEPDLAKGYFFRPTVFVDCDRSMDIVQTEVFGPVVTVEKFRTEAEAIELGNDTDYGLSGGVWTNDTGRGERVAAALRHGTVWVNDYGPYFPGAEWGGFKHSGVGRELGHAGLDEYREAKHIYRNLDPQPQRWFG; encoded by the coding sequence ATGCAACCCTACGTAACGCTCCCGAGCAAGCAGTACCTTTCTGAACCCGGTTCCAAGACCGCGACAAGTCTGTACATCGACGGCGCCTGGAAGGCGGCCTCCGGCGGTGGGACGCGCGACGTCCTCAACCCCTACGACGCCTCCGTGCTGACCGTCGTCAGCGAAGCCGGCCCGGCCGACGCCGAGGTCGCGGTCGCCGTGGCTCGTCGTGCCTTCGACGAGGGCGACTGGCGGCACCGCCCGGCGGGCGAGCGTGGGGAGATCCTGAACCGCATCGCCGACCTGCTGCAGCGCGATCGCGACGAGATCGCCCTGATGGAGTCGCTCGACACCGGCAAGACGATCGAAGAGGGCGGTATCGACGTCGACGACGTCACCGCGGTCTTCCGCTACTACGCGGGCCTCGCCGACAAGGACGCCGGCAAGATCATCGCCGCGCCCGAAGGCGTGTCCAGCAAGGTGGTCTACGAGCCGGTGGGGGTGTGCGCCATGATCACCCCCTGGAACTACCCGCTCCTCCAGCTCTCCTGGAAGATGGCCCCGGCGATCGCCGCCGGCAACACCATGGTCATCAAGCCCAGCGAGATCACCCCGGTGACGACCTGCAAGCTCGTCGAGCTCGCCGAGGAGGCCGGTTGCCCGGCCGGTGTGGTCAACATGGTGCTCGGCACCGGCGCCGAGGTCGGCGCGGCCATGGTCGAGAGCCCCGACGTCGACCTGGTCTCCTTCACCGGCGGCCTGGTCACCGGTAAGCGGATCATGGCCGGCGCGGCCGAGACGGTCAAGAAGATCGCGCTGGAGCTGGGCGGCAAGAACCCCAACATCATCTTCCCCGACGTCGACCTGGACACCGCGGTCGACTACGCGCTCAACGCGGCGTTCTTCCACTCCGGCCAGGTCTGCTCGGCCGGCGCGCGGCTCATCGTGCACGAGGACATCCACGACGAGTTTGTCGCCGAGCTCGCCCGCCGCGCCGACGCCATCCGGATCGGCTGCGGCCAGGAGGAGGGCGTCCGCTGCGGGCCGCTGGTCTCCGCCGAGCACCGCGCCAAGGTCGAGGCGGCCGTGGCGCGCGGCGTCGAGGAGGGCGCCCGGATCATCGCCGGCGGCAAGCGCCCCGACGAGCCGGACCTCGCCAAGGGCTACTTCTTCCGCCCGACGGTCTTCGTGGACTGCGACCGGAGCATGGACATCGTGCAGACCGAGGTCTTCGGCCCGGTCGTCACGGTGGAGAAGTTCCGCACCGAGGCCGAGGCCATCGAGCTGGGCAACGACACCGACTACGGCCTGTCCGGCGGCGTGTGGACCAACGACACCGGGCGCGGTGAGCGCGTCGCGGCCGCCCTGCGCCACGGCACGGTGTGGGTCAACGACTACGGCCCCTACTTCCCGGGGGCCGAGTGGGGCGGCTTCAAGCACTCCGGCGTCGGCCGGGAGCTGGGACACGCCGGGCTCGACGAGTACCGGGAGGCCAAGCACATCTACCGGAACCTGGATCCGCAGCCGCAGCGCTGGTTCGGCTAG